One window of Phycisphaeraceae bacterium genomic DNA carries:
- a CDS encoding DMT family protein, whose amino-acid sequence MEIPRWVWTVLLLAGSNTFMTFAWYYHVKQKSWPLLVAICASWLIALPEYLLQVPANRMGHIDHGGAMTLPQLKILQEAITLAVFTAFTIWVAKEKMRINDAVALGLILAAVTVSMMGRR is encoded by the coding sequence ATGGAAATTCCCCGCTGGGTCTGGACAGTGCTGCTGCTCGCCGGTTCGAACACGTTTATGACCTTTGCGTGGTACTACCACGTCAAGCAGAAGTCGTGGCCATTGCTGGTCGCAATCTGCGCGTCGTGGCTTATCGCGCTGCCGGAGTATCTACTTCAGGTCCCGGCGAACCGAATGGGTCACATCGATCACGGCGGCGCCATGACACTGCCGCAACTCAAGATTCTGCAGGAAGCGATTACGCTCGCGGTCTTCACGGCTTTCACGATCTGGGTGGCGAAAGAAAAAATGCGGATCAACGACGCCGTCGCGCTCGGGTTGATTCTCGCGGCGGTCACGGTCTCGATGATGGGCCGGCGCTGA
- a CDS encoding fibro-slime domain-containing protein codes for MPASLLALAGLAVAGALLTPSKAPARTADDPYAALPSSLTLYGVCRDFKWASETGGHKDFEFVPSGGYGHYTNMVKDELDADGKPAFKSQGNKVSTEAMDASSRNIMPVAKSYLAAKSGDKASSISTSNGGALTTEDNFKQWFRNVPGVNLSKTVPLVLVRQANSNIYSFSDKTDAGYSAKGGFFPINGELFGNSPNQSKNFGFTFELDTEFTYKKGTGQTFTFTGDDDVWVFVNKKLVVDIGGVHSAISQTIELDRIQGLEDGKKYPLKLCFAERHTTASNCRIDTTISLMAVDPPPVSGLFD; via the coding sequence ATGCCGGCCAGCCTCCTGGCCCTTGCGGGCCTCGCGGTCGCCGGCGCGTTGCTGACGCCTTCGAAAGCGCCGGCACGCACGGCGGACGACCCGTACGCCGCACTCCCCAGTTCGCTGACGCTCTACGGCGTCTGCCGCGACTTCAAGTGGGCGAGCGAAACGGGCGGTCACAAGGACTTCGAGTTTGTTCCGTCCGGCGGCTACGGCCACTACACCAACATGGTGAAGGATGAACTCGACGCCGACGGCAAGCCCGCTTTCAAGAGTCAGGGCAATAAGGTGAGCACCGAAGCGATGGACGCGAGCAGCCGCAACATCATGCCCGTCGCCAAGTCCTACCTCGCCGCGAAGAGCGGCGACAAGGCCAGCTCGATTTCCACGAGCAACGGCGGCGCGCTCACCACCGAGGACAACTTCAAGCAGTGGTTCCGCAACGTGCCGGGTGTCAACCTGAGCAAGACGGTCCCGCTCGTGCTCGTCCGCCAGGCGAACTCGAACATCTACTCGTTCAGCGACAAGACCGACGCCGGCTACTCGGCCAAGGGAGGCTTCTTCCCGATCAACGGCGAACTCTTCGGCAACTCGCCGAACCAGAGCAAGAATTTCGGGTTCACCTTCGAGCTCGACACCGAGTTCACGTACAAGAAGGGAACCGGCCAGACCTTCACGTTCACCGGTGACGACGACGTCTGGGTGTTCGTGAACAAGAAGCTCGTGGTCGATATCGGCGGCGTGCACAGCGCCATCAGCCAGACCATCGAGCTCGACCGCATCCAGGGCCTCGAGGACGGCAAGAAGTATCCGCTCAAGCTCTGCTTCGCGGAACGCCACACCACCGCCTCGAACTGCCGCATCGACACGACCATCAGCCTCATGGCAGTCGATCCGCCCCCGGTCAGCGGCCTCTTCGACTAA